A single genomic interval of Trichosurus vulpecula isolate mTriVul1 chromosome 6, mTriVul1.pri, whole genome shotgun sequence harbors:
- the LOC118854569 gene encoding olfactory receptor 5F1-like — MSGKNHTTVTEFILLGLTDSKELQVILFVLFLAIYTLTVVGNIGMIVLIILDSRLHTPMYFFLTNLSFTDVCYSSTIAPKMLADLISKRKTISFAGCFLQMYVFIALATTESILFGLMAYDRYVAICNPLVYTVTMTRTICLKMAAGAYTAGLLNSMINTSYLSSLSFCGSNVIHHFFCDSPPLFKISCSDTHMNESIFSMCAGVNMIGTVLIILTSYIYILVSIMRMHSREGRSKAFSTCASHLTAIIIFYATAIFTYLRPSSSYSLNQDKVASVFYTMVIPMLNPLIYSLRNKEVKKAFKNVIMRKRIPAFI, encoded by the coding sequence atgtctGGAAAAAATCACACCACAGTAACTGAGTTCATTCTGCTGGGCTTAACAGATTCTAAGGAACTTCAGGTTATCCTCTTTGTGCTATTTTTGGCAATTTATACTCTCACTGTTGTGGGTAATATTGGAATGATTGTGCTCATCATACTAGACTCTCGGCTCCACACTCCCATGTATTTCTTCCTGACTAATTTGTCATTTACTGATGTGTGTTATTCATCCACCATTGCCCCAAAGATGCTGGCAGATTTAATATCTAAAAGGAAAACAATCTCTTTTGCTGGTTGCTTTCTACAGATGTATGTCTTCATTGCGTTGGCGACTACAGAGAGCATCCTCTTTGGATTGATGGCCTATGATCGCTATGTAGCCATTTGTAACCCACTAGTCTACACTGTTACCATGACCAGGACCATCTGTCTAAAGATGGCTGCAGGGGCCTACACAGCAGGATTACTTAATTCTATGATTAATACAAGTTATTTAAGCAGCTTATCATTTTGTGGTTCCAATgttattcatcattttttctgTGATAGTCCTCCACTCTTTAAAATCTCCTGCTCTGACACACACATGAATGAAAGTATTTTTTCTATGTGTGCTGGAGTAAATATGATAGGCACAGTGCTGATCATCCTCACTTCTTACATCTATATTCTTGTCTCTATCATGCGCATGCActcaagggaaggaaggagcaaagcCTTCTCGACCTGTGCCTCTCATCTGACAGCCATCATTATATTTTATGCAACTGCCATCTTCACTTATCTGAGACCTAGCTCTAGCTACTCATTGAATCAGGACAAAGTGGCCTCTGTGTTCTACACAATGGTAATCCCCATGTTGAACCCTCTGATCTATAGTCTgagaaataaagaagtaaaaaaggCCTTCAAGAACGTGATTATGAGAAAAAGGATTCCTGCATTCATTTGA